In one Thunnus maccoyii chromosome 12, fThuMac1.1, whole genome shotgun sequence genomic region, the following are encoded:
- the rgs18 gene encoding regulator of G-protein signaling 18, with product METLLFLFPQFNYMAPKEEAYFKMLGPEDLQAPKMKDDNSRQKDKERKSRLSLFLTKSGSHENVSPHKKTNTTPSNISPEAALQWSDSFEELLKHSDGVETFSQFLKTEFSEENIEFWLACEEYKAIDSETKLLSKAKYIYTVFIESDAPKEVNIDYNTKMAIQKNIAQPTKSCFEAAQMKVYSLMKKDSYPRFLHSDIYLRLSRRKGPGATMFRRRSRSCVFNERGEATTESPAW from the exons ATGGAAACGcttctttttctatttcctcAATTCAACTACATGGCCCCAAAGGAGGAAGCATATTTCAAAATGCTTGGTCCAGAAGACTTGCAGGCACCAAAGATGAAGGACGATAATAGCAG acagaaagacaaggagaggaagagCCGACTAAGCCTTTTTCTCACCAAGTCTGGTTCTCATGAAAACGTCAGTCcccataaaaagacaaatacaacaCCCAGCAA CATCTCACCAGAGGCAGCTTTGCAGTGGAGCGACTCCTTTGAAGAACTGCTAAAGCACTCAG ATGGTGTGGAAACCTTCTCTCAGTTCCTCAAGACAGAGTTCAGTGAGGAAAACATCGAGTTCTGGTTGGCCTGTGAAGAATACAAGGCCATTGATTCTGAGACGAAGCTGCTGTCCAAAgccaaatatatttatacagtttTTATTGAATCGGATGCCCCTAAAGAG GTCAACATCGACTACAACACCAAGATGGCCATCCAGAAGAACATAGCCCAGCCCACAAAGAGCTGTTTTGAAGCCGCCCAGATGAAAGTCTACAGCCTGATGAAAAAGGACTCCTACCCCAGGTTCCTGCACTCTGACATTTATCTGCGTCTCTCCAGGAGGAAAGGCCCGGGAGCCACCATGTTTCGCAGAAGGTCACGCTCCTGTGTATTCAACGAGAGAGGCGAGGCCACAACTGAATCCCCGGCCTGGTAG